Proteins encoded together in one Amblyomma americanum isolate KBUSLIRL-KWMA chromosome 1, ASM5285725v1, whole genome shotgun sequence window:
- the LOC144113764 gene encoding tubulin beta chain-like: MFRRKAFLHWYTGEGMDEMEFTEAESNMNDLVSEYQQYQEATADDEGEFDDEDALADTA; the protein is encoded by the coding sequence atgttccgccgcaaggccttctTGCACTGGTACACTGGGGAAGGCATGGACGAAATGGAATTCACCGAAGCAGAGTCCAACATGAATGACCTGGTGTCCGAGTACCagcagtaccaggaggccacagccgacgacgagggagagttcgacgacgaggacgccctcgccgacaCTGCCTGA